From Tripterygium wilfordii isolate XIE 37 chromosome 13, ASM1340144v1, whole genome shotgun sequence, the proteins below share one genomic window:
- the LOC120013795 gene encoding uncharacterized protein LOC120013795: MYDVLLKILERVTERKLFRWRETLLARVRNNIRIYRSSKQVWVEEHMDDPVRQSSRNVEKRHQEQFATWFEKRVTQLRKDKDEGAHDQLFSLARGPDRRVTFYKGYITKGFRFHTKESELSLRSQNSGVIVKGDELIGSVDYYGVIKDIIELEYLGENRVVLYRCDWFDVLPQGRN; the protein is encoded by the exons ATGTATGACGTTCTGCTCAAGATACTTGAAAGAGTCACAGAGAGGAAACTTTTTAGATGGAGAGAAACTTTGTTGGCACGGGTGAGGAACAATATCAGGATATATCGATCTTCAAAACAAGTG TGGGTTGAAGAACACATGGATGATCCCGTGAGACAAAGTTCTAGGAATGTAGAGAAGAGGCACCAAGAGCAATTCGCCACTTGGTTTGAAAAGCGT GTTACTCAATTACGCAAGGACAAGGATGAAGGTGCACATGATCAATTGTTTTCATTGGCTCGAGGACCGGATAGACGTGTTACATTTTATAAAGGATATATCACGAAGGGGTTTAGATTCCATACAAAAGAAAGTGAGTTGTCTTTAAGATCCCAAAATAGTGGTGTTATTGTCAAAggtgatgaactcataggtagtGTTGATTACTATGGTGTCATAAAGGATATCATTGAACTTGAATATTTGGGAGAAAATAGAGTTGTGCTATACAGATGTGATTGGTTTGATGTTCTACCACAAGGTAGGAATTAA